From the genome of Deltaproteobacteria bacterium:
CGACATTGTCGTAATCAAGTAGTTACGGTGGCGGTTGATGAGATTGTTTTTGAGCGTCCCATTCATTTAGGTGATGTAATTATTGTTCGAGCAAGCGCCAATTATGTTGGTAGAACTAGCATTGAAGTAGGAGTACGCGTAGATCGTGAAGATATTAGTAGCGGTGAGCGAGAGCATTGCCTTAGTGGTTATTTTACGATGGTGTCGGTAGATAAAAATGGCAAACCTTTACCAGTGCCACCGTTAACTGCTGAAAGCGAAATTGAAAAACGTCGATATAAGGCGGCACAACTTAGACGCGCTGAACGTTTGGCCCACAAAGATATTAGTTGCTAACAACATTTGAACAACTTGGTAGGTTATATGACTTTATTTAATTCTATTCATGTGTTTCTTGACGAATACCTGAATATTGCAAAGATTGCTGATGATATAAATGCCCAAAATGGTTTGCAATTAGATGCTCGTTCAATACCAGCTAGCCAAGTAAATATTATAGCTTGCGGTGTTGATGCCAGCGAAGACACCATAGATGCGGCAATTGCTGCAAAGGCAGAGTTATTAATTGTGCATCACGGTCTGTTATGGGGTGGTAATCGCCCATTAACTGGTGCGCATGCACGTAAAATCGCTAAATGCTTTAAACATGAATTATCAGTTTATGCCGCACATTTACCATTAGATATTCATTGTGAAGTTGGTAATAACATCGAAATATTACGAGTTCTTGGATTACAAGCAGAAAAATCTTTTGGGTGTTATCATGATATAGATCTTGGTTACACAGCTATTTGTGATTTATCCATCGATGAACTTTGTCAACGAATTAACTTACAAATTGGAGAATATCGTCTCTTTGGCCGAGGCCCATATCGTATTAAACGTCTTGCAGTTATTAGTGGTGGTGCTGGTTCATATATAAGTGCTGCAGCGCAAGCCGGATTAGATGCACTTATTGTTGGTGAAGCTCCACATTATACTGCTATAGAAGCCGACGAACAAAATATTCATTTAATCGTGGCTGGGCATTATCGGACGGAGGTTTTTGGAGTACGCGCATTGGGGGCAAAGCTAGCACAGCAGTTTGGTATTAATCATATATTTGTAGGTAATGATACCGGTCTATAATGTCAAAACAAGACCAACAGCATTTATGGAAACTTGCAGGTCGATATTCGACTATCGGTATTGAGATAGCTATTGCAGTAACCCTGCCAACCATTGCTGGTATTTGGGCAGATAATCGTTTTGCTACGTCACCATGGCTTTTAATTACTGGGCTAATTATTGGGTTTGGGGCAGCAACTAGAGTGATTATACGCTTAATACGTTCGACAAAATTATAGGCATAAAATGAATCAATGTTGTGATGGATTATTTACGGCTTAATAAAAACTAATGGTGTGTGAAGTTTGGCATTAATCTTTTGATTATTTTTGGTATAGTTTAGTGCCACTAGCAAATCAGGTTTTATTTTAAATTGTACTAAGTTTGGGGGAAATCTTAATATTGCCCCTTGGGTTACCGGAATAGGTTTGACGATACGTTTGATAGGTAGTCCATCAAAATTGATCCGATCATTTGAAATTACTTCAGCTATAAATGGTCGTAACATCTCATAATCTTTTTGCCCTTCTTCACGAACAAACAGTTTGCCTTTAATGGTTTTACCTATGAGGTTACCGCGATAGAGATGTTCAAGTTTGTAAGAATGACCTTCGAATTCAGGCCAAAGTACGCGATGTGCCGTTATTTTTTTACCTTTTTGTTTAATAGTTATTTGGCGATCTGTTCCAATACTTTGTACTTCCCAATTGCCAGAAAGATTTGCAGCAGAAGCCATTGGTGAAATAGTAAATAATAATGCGACAAGTAGCAGGTGCATGATTTTACTTCCAATGGTAAAATTTAATGCTCTTTAATTTATATTGTAGCAGGAAGAGGCGCATTATGCGTTAGTACATTTGTATCTAGGTAAAATTTAATTATGCTTCATAGTAAATGGTATTTTTAATGGTCTTTAAGTCTTTATGACGCTGTATGATAAATTTTAGCAGCTTTGACTGTATGATAAGGTCGGGGTATGGCGGTAAAACACACAGCAGCAGTAAGTATCGATGATATTAATCAACATGACCGCCGTTATCTCGGACGTCATTATGTTTTCTCTAAAAATCGTGCTGAGCTTTTAGTTGATGGTCAACAAGCTTATCCTGCAATGCTAGAAGCCATAGCTAACGCAAAACGTAGTATTGCTTTTGAAAGTTATATATTTAGCGCCGACGTTATTGGTGAGCGTTTTTTAGTCGCACTATGCGAGCGAGCCAAAGATGGAGTTGCGGTTAGAGTAATTATTGACGGAGTTGGTTCTATGGATACTTC
Proteins encoded in this window:
- a CDS encoding acyl-CoA thioesterase: MSTRHPSDSAVEATHIVLPSDTNSHGTAFGGSIMQWMDIAAGIAGRRHCRNQVVTVAVDEIVFERPIHLGDVIIVRASANYVGRTSIEVGVRVDREDISSGEREHCLSGYFTMVSVDKNGKPLPVPPLTAESEIEKRRYKAAQLRRAERLAHKDISC
- a CDS encoding Nif3-like dinuclear metal center hexameric protein, yielding MTLFNSIHVFLDEYLNIAKIADDINAQNGLQLDARSIPASQVNIIACGVDASEDTIDAAIAAKAELLIVHHGLLWGGNRPLTGAHARKIAKCFKHELSVYAAHLPLDIHCEVGNNIEILRVLGLQAEKSFGCYHDIDLGYTAICDLSIDELCQRINLQIGEYRLFGRGPYRIKRLAVISGGAGSYISAAAQAGLDALIVGEAPHYTAIEADEQNIHLIVAGHYRTEVFGVRALGAKLAQQFGINHIFVGNDTGL
- a CDS encoding AtpZ/AtpI family protein, which encodes MSKQDQQHLWKLAGRYSTIGIEIAIAVTLPTIAGIWADNRFATSPWLLITGLIIGFGAATRVIIRLIRSTKL